Proteins encoded by one window of Xiphophorus couchianus chromosome 13, X_couchianus-1.0, whole genome shotgun sequence:
- the LOC114155808 gene encoding gastrula zinc finger protein XlCGF8.2DB-like has product MMIHTGEKPFSCVNCGKGFCRKPHLTRHMMIHTGEKPFSCVNCGKSFRRKPHLTRHMMIHTGEKPFSCVNCGKSFTLKWELTQHMMIHTGEKPFSCVNCGKSFHRKPHLTKHMVIHTGEKPFSCVNCGKSFSRKHALTRHMMIHTGEKPFSCVNCGKSFSQKRDGKRELTRHMMIHTGEKPFSCVNCGKSFRLKQALTKHMMIHTGEKPFSCVNCGKSFRRKPHLTKHMVIHTGEKPFSCVNCGKSFSRKHALTRHMMIHTGEKPFSCVNCGKSFSQKRELTEHLMIHTGEKPFSCVNCGKRYSGKRELTRHMMIHTGEKPFSCVNCGKSFRRKQALTKHMMIHTGEKPFSCVNCGKSFRRKPHLTQHMMIHTGEKQ; this is encoded by the exons atgatgattcacactggtgaaaagccgttttcatgtgtgaactgtggaaaaggtttttgtcGAAAACCgcatttaactcggcacatgatgattcacactggtgaaaagccgttttcatgtgtgaactgtggaaaaagttttcgtCGAAAACCgcatttaactcggcacatgatgattcacactggtgaaaagccgttttcatgtgtgaactgtggaaaaagttttactcTAAAATGGGagttaactcagcacatgatgattcacactggtgaaaagccgttttcatgtgtgaactgtggaaaaagttttcatcGAAAACCGcatttaactaagcacatggtgattcacactggtgaaaagccattttcatgtgtgaactgtggaaaaagttttagtcgaaaacatgcgttaactcggcacatgatgattcacactggtgaaaagccattttcatgtgtgaactgtggaaaaagttttagtcaaaaacggGA TGGAAAACGGGagttaactcggcacatgatgattcacactggtgaaaagccgttttcatgtgtgaactgtggaaaaagttttcgtCTAAAACAGGCGttaactaagcacatgatgattcacactggtgaaaagccgttttcatgtgtgaactgtggaaaaagttttcgtCGAAAACCGcatttaactaagcacatggtgattcacactggtgaaaagccattttcatgtgtgaactgtggaaaaagttttagtcgaaaacatgcgttaactcggcacatgatgattcacactggtgaaaagccattttcatgtgtgaactgtggaaaaagttttagtcaaaaacggGAGTTAACTGAGCACCTGATGATtcatactggtgaaaagccattttcgtgtgtgaactgtggaaaacgtTATAGTGGAAAACGGGagttaactcggcacatgatgattcacactggtgaaaagccgttttcatgtgtgaactgtggaaaaagttttcgtCGAAAACAGGCGttaactaagcacatgatgattcacactggtgaaaagccgttttcatgtgtgaactgtggaaaaagttttcgtCGAAAACcgcatttaactcagcacatgatgattcacactg GTGAAAAGCAGTAG